The bacterium genome includes a region encoding these proteins:
- a CDS encoding iron ABC transporter permease, which produces MTKRPRIAIVFASLIVLLAIVFIVSPLVGPTSISWSRALDHSIPIDQNTDRLIFETIRLPRALFGVLAGAVLALAGAVFQALLRNDLATPYTLGISGGATFGALGTIHLLAAGVATGFAALLIPGAAFAGAAIAVALILALAHRPRVADRMSTLLLAGVTMNLIFAAGVLILQYLANPYEAYGMLRWMMGGLDVASLTVPGLLLLPVLAGGAFLISRAHALNLMTLGDATATHLGIDAKRTRLTCLGVAAALTSLIVAYAGPIGFVGLIVPHAIRRLLGPDNRILLPASALAGAAFLIACDTAARAIGGATEIPVGILTACLGGPFFLWILFRQGAAATR; this is translated from the coding sequence ATGACCAAGCGACCCCGCATCGCCATTGTTTTTGCGAGCCTGATTGTGCTCCTCGCGATCGTCTTCATCGTCTCGCCGCTGGTCGGCCCAACGTCGATCTCCTGGTCGCGCGCTCTCGATCATTCGATCCCGATCGACCAAAACACCGATCGCCTGATCTTCGAAACCATCCGACTGCCGCGGGCGCTCTTCGGCGTGCTGGCAGGAGCCGTGCTGGCCTTGGCCGGCGCGGTCTTCCAGGCACTCTTGCGAAACGACCTGGCGACGCCTTACACCCTCGGTATCAGCGGCGGCGCGACCTTCGGCGCTCTCGGCACCATCCATCTCCTTGCCGCGGGCGTCGCCACCGGCTTCGCTGCCCTGCTCATCCCGGGGGCCGCCTTTGCCGGAGCCGCCATCGCCGTGGCGCTGATCCTCGCTCTTGCGCACCGCCCTCGCGTAGCCGATCGCATGAGCACGCTCCTGCTGGCGGGCGTGACCATGAACCTGATCTTCGCCGCCGGCGTCCTGATCCTCCAGTACCTCGCCAACCCTTACGAAGCCTACGGCATGCTGCGCTGGATGATGGGCGGGCTCGACGTCGCCAGCCTCACCGTCCCCGGGCTGCTGCTGCTGCCCGTCCTTGCTGGCGGCGCCTTCCTGATCTCGCGAGCGCACGCGTTGAACCTCATGACCTTGGGCGACGCGACCGCCACCCACCTTGGCATCGACGCCAAGCGCACGCGCCTGACCTGCCTCGGGGTCGCTGCAGCGCTGACTTCTCTGATCGTGGCGTATGCCGGGCCGATCGGGTTCGTCGGCCTGATCGTCCCCCACGCCATTCGTCGGCTGCTGGGGCCCGACAATCGAATCCTCCTGCCTGCCTCCGCCCTGGCAGGCGCCGCGTTCCTGATCGCGTGCGACACCGCCGCTCGTGCCATCGGCGGAGCCACTGAAATTCCCGTCGGAATATTGACCGCCTGCCTGGGCGGCCCATTCTTCCTTTGGATCCTCTTCCGCCAGGGCGCGGCCGCCACTCGCTGA
- a CDS encoding phosphoglucosamine mutase, with protein MSQPIVSIAGLRGIVGTSFTPEIILPYVAAFADLVKPKRVVVGGDSRPSRAWAQPVVESILRSRGVDVISIGLVPTPTMGMAVRRYKAGGGIAITASHNPSEWNGLKFFHSKGEFLTPKHHEQLHALMKKPASPKGTAKIGSWREETDMAQYHLEQLLKALPQVTRRRRKLRIVIDCCNGAGTILAPLVATALGVKVDAIFDDPGRTFPRGAEPLPKNLRVLSREVKRIGADLGAAIDPDADRIAFVDETGRPIGEERTLILAADSYLSLTGEKTKLVANLSTSMGLDRLAEKYNTTVKRTKIGEAHVLAGIRAARAKIGGEGNGGVILPLVHPGRDAATALALILLGMQTRNKTLSKWNEVVTDYELVKGKVELGGLSVAETLKRAKAEFKDAVSVDETDGVKFLWDNAWVHLRPSGTEPILRIFVEAPTKADARKLVKRAGNAIA; from the coding sequence ATGAGCCAGCCGATCGTTTCTATCGCCGGATTGCGGGGGATTGTCGGTACGTCTTTCACGCCGGAGATTATTCTGCCGTACGTGGCCGCTTTTGCGGATCTGGTGAAGCCGAAGCGCGTGGTCGTGGGCGGCGACAGTCGTCCGTCGCGTGCGTGGGCGCAGCCGGTTGTGGAGTCGATTCTACGGTCGCGCGGGGTGGATGTGATCTCGATCGGGCTGGTGCCGACGCCGACGATGGGGATGGCGGTGCGGCGCTACAAGGCGGGCGGCGGCATTGCGATTACGGCGAGCCACAATCCGTCGGAATGGAACGGGCTGAAGTTCTTTCACTCGAAGGGCGAGTTTCTGACGCCGAAGCATCACGAGCAGTTGCATGCGCTGATGAAGAAGCCCGCGTCGCCGAAGGGCACTGCGAAGATCGGCAGTTGGCGCGAGGAAACGGACATGGCGCAGTATCACCTGGAGCAGTTGCTGAAGGCGTTGCCGCAGGTGACTCGCCGGCGGCGCAAGCTGCGCATCGTGATCGATTGCTGCAATGGTGCTGGGACGATTCTGGCTCCGTTGGTGGCGACGGCGTTGGGCGTGAAGGTCGATGCGATTTTCGACGATCCCGGGCGGACGTTCCCGCGCGGGGCGGAGCCGTTGCCGAAGAATCTGCGTGTGTTGTCACGCGAGGTGAAGCGCATTGGGGCGGATTTGGGTGCGGCGATCGATCCCGATGCAGATCGCATTGCGTTTGTGGATGAAACGGGTCGCCCGATTGGCGAGGAGAGGACGCTGATTCTGGCGGCGGATTCGTACCTGTCGCTGACGGGCGAGAAGACAAAGCTTGTGGCGAATCTTTCGACGAGCATGGGGCTGGATCGCCTGGCGGAGAAGTACAACACGACGGTGAAGCGCACGAAGATCGGCGAGGCGCATGTTCTGGCGGGGATTCGCGCGGCGCGTGCGAAGATCGGCGGCGAAGGAAACGGCGGCGTGATCTTGCCACTGGTGCATCCGGGTCGCGATGCGGCGACGGCGCTGGCGTTGATTCTGCTCGGCATGCAAACGAGGAACAAGACGCTGTCGAAGTGGAACGAGGTCGTGACGGACTATGAGCTCGTGAAGGGCAAAGTGGAACTCGGTGGCTTGTCGGTTGCTGAAACGCTGAAGCGCGCGAAGGCGGAGTTCAAGGACGCCGTCTCCGTGGACGAAACGGACGGCGTGAAGTTCCTGTGGGACAACGCGTGGGTGCATTTGCGTCCAAGCGGAACGGAGCCGATTCTGCGCATCTTTGTTGAGGCGCCGACAAAAGCGGATGCGCGCAAGCTGGTGAAGCGCGCTGGAAACGCGATCGCGTAA
- a CDS encoding glycosyltransferase has product MTHIDIILLAAYFAVLLPLAGFGAHRLWMLIALRHVTHRTPPDASAEEELPTITIQLPLYNEPAVAARLIDAVCKFDYPRDQFDVQVLDDSTDETTTAAAERVDSWTRRGISISHLRRADREGYKAGALAWGLQQSDAELVAVFDADFIPQPDFLRRLVPEFADDRVGMVQARWGHLNRDYSVLTRAQALFLDAHFRIEHAVRAATGRYFNFNGTAGIWRRAAIDDAGGWQGDTLTEDLDLSYRAQLHGWKFVYRDDVEAPAELPADLRAFRSQQHRWAKGSMETSRKLLPTILRAPIAWPLKLEAAIHLLGNVANLLLLVLALLLFRVFLLRELNNLALLLWTDLLIFLPATVIFAAYFARAARMNGTSWLRAIGLSLAAMAIGIGMSLNNACAVIHGLTGRRTPFVRTPKRGMIAQGTTWKEVGTESKITRRHIDFRDILPWLEFALGAHFIILIATATYYTVPQALPFAALFAAGYFTIAGISFGQSANRFFQSRRARRAIAALPADG; this is encoded by the coding sequence ATGACGCACATCGACATCATCCTCCTCGCGGCGTACTTCGCCGTCCTGCTGCCATTGGCGGGATTCGGTGCGCACCGACTGTGGATGCTGATTGCGTTGCGACACGTCACGCATCGGACTCCGCCTGATGCTTCGGCGGAAGAAGAACTGCCAACCATCACGATTCAGCTTCCGCTCTACAATGAACCCGCTGTCGCTGCGCGCCTGATCGATGCCGTCTGCAAGTTCGATTATCCGCGCGACCAATTCGATGTTCAGGTTCTCGATGATTCGACCGATGAAACCACGACTGCAGCCGCAGAGCGCGTCGACTCATGGACCCGACGCGGCATTTCCATTTCTCATCTGCGCCGCGCGGATCGCGAAGGCTACAAAGCCGGCGCGCTTGCATGGGGACTGCAACAATCAGACGCCGAACTCGTTGCCGTATTTGATGCAGACTTCATTCCGCAGCCCGATTTCCTTCGTCGGCTTGTGCCTGAATTCGCCGATGATCGCGTCGGAATGGTGCAGGCCCGCTGGGGTCATCTGAACCGCGATTACTCCGTTCTGACCCGCGCACAGGCTCTCTTCCTCGACGCGCATTTTCGCATCGAGCACGCCGTCCGCGCTGCAACGGGGCGCTACTTCAATTTCAATGGCACCGCGGGCATCTGGCGCCGCGCCGCCATCGACGACGCCGGCGGATGGCAAGGCGACACGCTCACCGAAGACCTCGACCTCTCCTACCGCGCGCAACTTCACGGATGGAAGTTCGTCTATCGCGACGATGTCGAAGCCCCCGCCGAACTGCCCGCCGATCTTCGCGCATTCCGTAGCCAACAGCACCGCTGGGCAAAGGGATCGATGGAGACGTCGCGCAAACTGCTGCCAACGATCCTTCGCGCGCCAATCGCATGGCCGCTGAAGCTCGAAGCCGCCATCCACCTGCTCGGCAACGTCGCGAATCTGCTATTACTTGTCCTGGCGCTGTTGCTGTTCCGCGTGTTTCTGCTTCGCGAATTGAACAACCTCGCGCTTCTGCTTTGGACGGATCTACTGATATTCCTGCCGGCAACCGTTATCTTCGCCGCCTACTTCGCGCGCGCCGCACGCATGAACGGCACATCGTGGCTTCGTGCGATCGGATTATCCCTCGCGGCAATGGCGATCGGTATCGGCATGAGCCTCAACAACGCCTGCGCCGTCATCCACGGACTCACTGGCCGGCGAACGCCCTTCGTCCGCACGCCCAAACGAGGAATGATTGCCCAGGGAACCACTTGGAAAGAAGTAGGAACGGAGTCAAAGATCACGCGCCGACACATCGACTTTCGCGATATCCTGCCGTGGCTTGAGTTCGCACTCGGTGCGCACTTCATCATCCTGATCGCCACGGCAACGTACTACACCGTGCCGCAAGCCCTTCCTTTTGCCGCACTCTTCGCCGCGGGCTATTTCACCATCGCAGGCATTTCATTCGGACAAAGCGCAAACCGCTTCTTCCAATCCCGCCGTGCACGCCGAGCAATCGCTGCGCTTCCCGCAGACGGCTGA
- a CDS encoding potassium channel protein yields the protein MPLRQYRRINRIPPSPDGAHLDFPTRQVATSLALIIAILLIGTCGYHLIEGVPLFDAFYFTVITVSTIGYSEPSNFSEAGRAFTIGLVIFNLIIFTYAATTLGQFLVSGVLMNKYGARKMRREIERLEDHYIVCGYSRLGRMVIDQLLAYDRPLLVIDTDRECCDEMTNRGILNIQGDASEDRILNDAGINRAAAVIVVAQDDPINVYITLSARALNPDVTIIAQGMGDLAENKLKRAGASRVVSPLERGAIYISQAALRPSVVDFLDMTATPGGEKIQLEELEVPAKSPLAEKTLRQLDLGHRFSIIVAAIHRSKEEGWLEFNPGADSKVQVGDVLVALGRYEDLRALEQEMGD from the coding sequence ATGCCGCTGCGCCAGTATCGCCGCATTAACCGGATTCCTCCGTCACCCGACGGCGCGCATCTGGACTTCCCGACCCGCCAGGTTGCCACCTCGCTCGCACTGATTATTGCAATCCTGCTCATCGGAACTTGCGGCTATCACCTCATCGAAGGCGTTCCGCTCTTCGACGCATTCTACTTCACCGTCATCACCGTTTCAACAATCGGCTACAGCGAACCGTCGAACTTCAGCGAAGCCGGCCGAGCCTTCACCATCGGCCTTGTTATCTTCAACCTGATCATCTTCACCTACGCCGCGACGACGCTCGGCCAGTTCCTCGTCAGCGGCGTCCTGATGAACAAGTACGGAGCCCGAAAGATGCGCAGAGAAATCGAACGCCTCGAGGATCACTACATCGTCTGCGGCTACAGCCGCCTCGGCCGCATGGTCATCGATCAACTCCTCGCCTACGACCGCCCGCTGCTCGTTATCGACACGGATCGCGAGTGCTGCGACGAGATGACCAATCGCGGCATCCTGAACATCCAGGGCGACGCGTCCGAAGATCGCATCTTGAACGACGCGGGCATCAATCGAGCCGCCGCCGTGATCGTTGTTGCGCAGGACGATCCAATCAATGTCTACATCACGCTCTCTGCGCGTGCGCTGAATCCCGACGTCACCATCATCGCCCAGGGCATGGGCGACCTGGCCGAAAATAAACTGAAGCGCGCGGGCGCCTCGCGCGTCGTCTCGCCCCTCGAACGGGGCGCCATCTACATCTCGCAGGCTGCCCTGCGCCCCTCCGTGGTCGACTTCCTCGATATGACCGCGACGCCCGGCGGCGAGAAGATCCAGCTCGAAGAGCTCGAAGTCCCCGCCAAATCGCCACTCGCCGAAAAGACGCTCCGCCAGCTCGATCTCGGCCACCGATTCAGCATCATCGTCGCCGCCATCCACCGCTCGAAGGAGGAAGGCTGGCTCGAATTCAACCCTGGAGCAGACAGCAAGGTTCAGGTCGGCGACGTCCTTGTCGCCCTCGGCCGCTACGAGGACCTTCGCGCCCTGGAACAGGAAATGGGCGACTGA
- a CDS encoding TIGR00282 family metallophosphoesterase: MNILFIGDIFGRPGRTAVKKALPELRKRYEPDFIIANAENSAGGKGVNRKIVEEFLDLGIDCLTGGNHSMYQKGCDEIYDAERRLLRPANFPEGTPGIGAAVYDSAAGFPVAVMNFCGRAFMAHFDDPFRGAAAMADRLAKETPIIIFDFHAETTSEKIAMGWFMDGRASAVIGTHTHIQTADERILPKGTAYITDSGMTGPYDSVIGCGTDIILETMLTLRPKRFEVAEPRDVRVCGLFIEVDPMNGIARKVERVRVDLGDFVE, from the coding sequence ATGAACATTCTATTTATTGGAGATATCTTCGGTCGGCCCGGTCGCACCGCCGTCAAGAAGGCCCTCCCCGAGCTCCGCAAGCGCTACGAACCCGACTTCATCATCGCCAACGCCGAGAACTCCGCCGGCGGCAAAGGCGTGAACCGCAAGATCGTCGAGGAATTCCTCGACCTCGGCATCGACTGCCTGACCGGCGGCAACCACAGCATGTACCAGAAGGGCTGCGACGAGATCTACGACGCCGAGCGCCGCCTCCTGCGCCCCGCGAATTTCCCCGAGGGCACGCCAGGCATTGGCGCCGCTGTGTACGACAGCGCCGCCGGCTTTCCCGTCGCCGTCATGAACTTCTGCGGACGCGCCTTCATGGCCCACTTCGACGACCCCTTTCGCGGCGCCGCCGCCATGGCCGACAGGCTCGCGAAAGAGACCCCCATCATTATCTTCGACTTTCACGCCGAAACCACGAGCGAGAAGATCGCGATGGGCTGGTTCATGGACGGCCGCGCCAGCGCCGTCATCGGCACCCACACGCACATCCAGACGGCCGATGAGCGCATTCTGCCGAAAGGCACCGCGTACATCACCGACTCCGGCATGACAGGCCCCTACGACTCAGTGATCGGTTGCGGCACGGACATCATTCTGGAGACGATGCTGACGCTTCGCCCGAAACGCTTCGAAGTCGCCGAACCGCGCGACGTGCGCGTCTGTGGCCTTTTCATCGAGGTCGATCCCATGAATGGCATCGCCCGCAAAGTCGAGCGTGTGCGAGTCGATCTGGGTGATTTTGTGGAGTGA
- the lgt gene encoding prolipoprotein diacylglyceryl transferase: protein MHPVLIQIGDSFFIGTYGVMVALGLLVAVTLASWRARRRGIAPDRVFDLALVAVIGGLVSARIFFIFLEWETFKTDPMSILLSRTGFVFLGGLIGAVICCIIFLRWRKIPILPMGDIVAPSIAIGHAFGRIGCHFAGCCFGGQCNSPFAIHIEPHTQPNGLPFYNAFEDQLSRGVIPPGAGHSLGIWPVQLMESAGLFLIGFALLWFATRPRRPGQTLALYVIGYALLRFLLEFLRGDAERGLWLGGLLSTSQILSLLMVPIGVGLLWWSHKQPISPHSHPSTAPPLPKEDAAPEPAREDKKPRSRRKRRS from the coding sequence ATGCACCCCGTACTCATCCAGATCGGCGATTCCTTCTTTATCGGCACCTACGGAGTCATGGTCGCCCTCGGCTTGCTCGTCGCCGTCACGCTCGCCAGCTGGCGCGCCCGACGCCGCGGCATCGCACCCGATCGCGTGTTCGATCTCGCGCTTGTGGCCGTCATCGGCGGACTCGTCTCCGCCCGCATCTTCTTCATTTTCCTGGAATGGGAGACCTTCAAAACCGACCCGATGAGCATCCTGCTCTCGCGGACCGGATTCGTCTTCCTCGGCGGACTGATCGGCGCCGTCATCTGCTGCATCATCTTCCTCAGATGGCGCAAAATCCCGATCCTGCCGATGGGCGATATCGTCGCGCCCAGCATCGCCATCGGCCATGCCTTCGGCCGCATTGGGTGTCACTTCGCCGGCTGCTGCTTCGGCGGCCAGTGCAATTCCCCGTTCGCCATCCACATCGAGCCCCACACTCAGCCCAACGGCCTGCCGTTCTACAACGCCTTCGAGGACCAGCTCTCCCGCGGTGTCATCCCGCCCGGCGCCGGGCACAGCCTTGGCATCTGGCCGGTGCAGCTCATGGAGTCCGCCGGACTCTTCCTGATCGGCTTCGCGCTGCTCTGGTTCGCGACCCGCCCGCGTCGCCCGGGGCAGACTTTGGCGCTGTACGTCATCGGCTACGCCCTGCTGCGGTTCCTCCTCGAATTCCTGCGCGGCGACGCCGAACGCGGCCTGTGGCTCGGCGGCCTCCTCAGCACCTCCCAGATCCTCTCGCTCCTGATGGTCCCCATCGGAGTCGGCCTCCTGTGGTGGTCGCACAAACAACCGATCTCCCCCCACAGCCACCCCAGCACCGCCCCTCCCCTGCCCAAAGAAGACGCAGCCCCCGAACCTGCCAGGGAAGACAAGAAACCCCGCTCACGCCGCAAACGTCGCAGCTGA
- a CDS encoding DNA cytosine methyltransferase, giving the protein MLAGWNGLFAVEQDALAFGTLKHNLIDGHPNCPVRYNWPDWIEKTPIEIRQFIRKHRGQLAAMKGQVALLAGGPPCQGFSLAGRRKSDDPRNELFKHYVTLVKILAPPFLILENVKGISVAFRKQAHANSGESACFLRPFSERIKRSLTRAGYAVFTQLVHGTDVGVPQFRPRYIMLAIRRDLLTDHPGLDPFADFHERREKFLKSKGLPVNRPVTVRQAISDLEVRNKTIIDCVDSARSKQIKYKRPLSKYQRLLHGHLNGTAPNSMRLANHGEDVTARFTQILETCRKGVQLSASDRERFHLKKHCTVPLDPDRPSHTLTTLPDDLLHYSEPRVLTVREFARLQSFPDWYEFKGKYSTGGDRRLRECPRYTQAGNAVPPFLAEFVGRVLADLWRKIIGMEETCR; this is encoded by the coding sequence ATGCTCGCCGGCTGGAATGGGCTTTTCGCTGTTGAACAGGATGCATTGGCATTTGGAACACTGAAGCACAATCTTATCGACGGGCATCCCAACTGCCCAGTCAGGTACAATTGGCCTGACTGGATAGAGAAGACCCCGATTGAGATCAGACAGTTCATCCGAAAGCATCGTGGTCAGCTAGCGGCAATGAAAGGGCAGGTGGCTTTGTTGGCCGGCGGTCCACCTTGCCAAGGCTTTTCGCTCGCTGGACGGCGAAAGAGCGACGATCCGCGCAACGAACTCTTCAAGCACTACGTGACGCTGGTCAAGATATTGGCGCCCCCGTTCCTTATTTTGGAGAACGTCAAGGGTATCTCTGTTGCGTTTAGGAAACAGGCCCACGCAAATAGTGGAGAGAGTGCCTGCTTCCTCAGGCCATTTTCTGAGCGTATCAAGCGGAGCCTGACCAGAGCCGGGTATGCAGTGTTCACCCAGCTTGTGCATGGAACGGACGTAGGAGTCCCCCAATTCCGGCCAAGGTATATCATGCTCGCGATTCGCAGGGATCTACTTACCGATCACCCCGGTCTAGATCCATTCGCGGATTTCCATGAGCGTCGTGAGAAGTTCCTGAAATCCAAAGGTTTGCCGGTGAATCGACCGGTGACCGTGAGACAGGCGATATCGGATCTGGAGGTGCGGAACAAGACGATCATCGATTGCGTCGATTCGGCAAGAAGTAAGCAGATTAAGTACAAGCGGCCTCTCAGCAAGTACCAGCGCCTCTTGCATGGGCATCTCAATGGCACTGCCCCCAATAGCATGCGTTTGGCCAACCACGGAGAAGATGTGACTGCGCGGTTCACCCAGATACTTGAGACTTGCCGGAAAGGCGTCCAGCTTTCGGCATCTGATCGAGAGCGATTCCACCTCAAGAAGCACTGCACTGTTCCGCTTGATCCGGATAGGCCCTCCCATACCTTGACCACTCTGCCGGATGACCTTCTGCACTACTCAGAGCCCAGAGTTTTGACCGTGCGTGAGTTCGCCCGATTGCAGTCTTTTCCAGACTGGTATGAGTTCAAGGGGAAGTACTCCACTGGAGGCGATCGACGTCTTCGAGAATGTCCACGCTATACTCAGGCGGGAAACGCCGTGCCGCCATTCCTTGCGGAGTTCGTTGGGAGAGTACTGGCTGACTTGTGGAGAAAGATCATCGGTATGGAGGAGACATGCAGGTAA